agagagagagagagagagagggagagagagagtgtgtgtctttAGCAAATGAGCAAGAGGGATAGTTTAGAAATATGAGAAAAAGAGAAGGAGGAAGTATAAGAGAAAGACTCTCAGTCCACATGCTGACAAGCTTAATCTGTGGTAATGGTATCATAATATAAGATTCAGGGACATTTAACAATGGCTTGAAAGTTTCCTTGGAGCTGGAGGAGACCAGTGAAAAGACAAGTGAAGACTTTCTCTCTGTGACAGCGTTGTAAACCCTCTCATAGATCGCTAGAACGTTGTTCCCTTAACAAGGATATTAACCGGAGACAGCTGATCAATGCCTAATGATTGATCAGGTCACCACGGTGATCAATGAGTCTCTTTAATCCCTCTTATTCCCATCCAatcaactgagagagagagataaatggaggatggtgggggagagagaaaggagaggggagataaAGAAGAAGTCGAAcgtttacatagacttaggttggagtcattaaaactcgtttttcaaccactccacaaatttcttgttaacaaacgatagatttgtcaagtcggttaggacatctactttgtgcatgacacaatcatttttccaacaattgtttacagacagattatttcacttataattcactgcatcacaattccagtgggtcagaagtttacatacactaagttgactgtgcctttaaacagcttgaaaaattaaaaaaatatatgtcacggctttagaagcttctgattggcttattgacatcatttgagtcaattggaggtgtacctgtagatgtatttcaagacctaccttccaactcactgcctttttgcttgacatcatgggaaaatcaaaagaaatcacctcagaaaaaatattgtagacccccacaagtctggttcatccttgggagcaatttccaaacgcctgaaggtaccacgttcatctgtacaaacagtagtacgcaagtataaacaccatgggaccacgcagccgtcataccgctcaggaaggagacgcattctgtctcctagagatgatcgTACATTGGTaagaaatgtgcaaatcaatcccagaacaacaccaaaggaccttgtgaagatgctggaggaaacaggtaccaaagtatctataaccacagtaaaacaagtgcTAAATCGActaaacctgaaaggccgctcaggaaGAAAGAAACCACTGGTCCAAAAccgtttgaaactgcacatggggacggtttgcaactgcacatggggacaaagatcgtacatttaggagaaatgtactctggtctgatgaaacaaaaatagaactatttggccataatgaccatcgttatgtttggaggacaaagggggaggcttgcaagccgaagaacaccatcccactgtgaagcacaggggtggcagcatcatgttgtgggggtgcttgctgcaggagggactggtgcacttcacaaaatagatggcatcacgaggcaagaaaatgatgtggatatattgaagcaacatctcaagacatcagtcaggaagttaaagcttggtcgcaaatgggtcttccaaatggacaatgaccccaagcatacttccaaagttgtgtcataATGGTTTtaggacaacaaagccaaggtattggagtggccatcacaaagccctgacctcaatcctatagaaaatgtgtattttatactgataacaagttcaaacaggtgccattaatacaggtaacgagtggaggacagaggagcctcttacaggtctgtgagagccagaaatcttgcttgtttgtaggtgaccaaattcttattttccaccacaatttgcaaataaattcattaaaaatcctacaatgtgattttctggattttttttctcattttgtctgtcatggttgaagtgtacctatgatgcaaattaaaggcctctcccatctttttaagtgggagaacttgcacaattggtggctgactaaatacttttttgccccgctgTAGGTAATGCCCCCTAGAGGACCTAATGGGCATAACCAAGCTCTCACACGCTGAGAAaacccactgacacacacactgactcatcaTTGAGGTAAAAGCTGACACAAaactaagcacacacacacacacacacacacacacacacagactgggtGGAGAGCTGGGGTGTATATAAGGGGTGCCTCTCTCTCTGAGCGGAGaagtcccttcatccctctctcaaaCACTCCTCCAACACAAGGACTCTCTTTCCTCAAGGTAAGAACAGCACTTCTTCCTTCCTTTTCTCTCCCGCTCTGTGAGTGATTTTCTCTATATTTCTCTACCTTTATTCAGTTAATTGAGAACAAATGAATTACCAAATTGGATGTAGTTGTTCTTGAGTCAGGAATAAGTACAAGATCTCTGGAGAACAATATTTTAACTGAATTATTTTTTCATTAATCCAATTGCTATATTTTCTTGTTAGGTTGTGTTTGATCAAGTAGATAAATGATGTAGCGTGGACTGCTGTGTGTGTAATGAGTGATATGGTGAAGTGTATGTAAATGATTGGTTGAAGTGTTGCAGCTGAAGTGTAGGTTTAGTGATGGGAACAGCTGACAGTGAGGTCACTGGTCTCCCATAGACCACTTTACAGACTGCCAACATTTATCATTCATTCAGATTGACAATTACTGTGCCACACATTTGTGTCATTTTATCTTTTAGGGATCACTTTAGTCTACGTTCTATTATATTCTCTTATATTCTATTGTAGCATATTTTATTTGGACTAATAATCTGGACAAGAAGTTCAGTCATTCAGTTATATTCTGATTTAATGAGTGAAGAGATCTCTGAGGGGAGGGAAGAAACAGATCAGGAGTGAAAGAGAAGGAAAAGGTTTTCCTAAGTCTCTCCAGACCATTTCAATAACCTCATCACATCACTAATGCCTCTTTGGGATGAACAAGTCAAGACTTCCAGTAAATGAGTGAAGGGGTGTCTTGCTTTTCACCGACAGACAAAATAAGTAGTTTAACCATTCACACCTTTATGTCAcattcctctcctcccactcctctcaccgctacccctcttcccctctacccctcttcccctctacccctcttcccctcttcccctcttcccctcttcccctcttcccctctacccctctacccctcttcccctctacccctctacccctcttcccctctacccctcttcccctcttcccctctacccctcttcccctcttcccctctacccctctttccctctacccctctacccctcttcccctcttcccctctacccctcttcccctctacccctcttcccctctacccctcttcccctctctctcccccagatgacggcggggttgtgtgtgtgtgttctgttggtGGTCCTGTCCACTAGCTGTTTGGGACGACCCCagtcctctccccccctccaagAGGGCGACCCTGCCATGCCCCCTTCCTCTGAAGGTAAGAACAGGGAGATCACATCTGGATGTCAAATACATTTCAATCTAATACGTTCAAATGCTTTAGCTGAGCTTGATTTATCTTTCCTGGTACAATGGAACTGATGGATACGTTTTGTTCAAACTGGTGTCCTGATGATATGATGAATGTTTATGCTTTTTACGACAATCCTTGGGCTCTAGAAAGACGCACTAGCAATAACAGATTATATCAATCAATTATTATCATAATATTTTTACCTATGTCATTGAATTGCACCAACCACCCCAAGACAGTAGACAAAAGCTAACAAGGTGTTTCGTACTCCCTTTGATAGCACGTCTTGAAGCCTACGCCCACTTCCTCTCCAAGCCACGCCTCAGACAGACACGCTCCGCCCCTTTGGACAATACCGTACCATATACGGCAGAAGAAGACGGAGACTCCAGAGCCAACCTCAGTGAATTGTTGGCTAGACTCATCTCTTCACGgaagggtgagtgagtgagtgagtgagtgagagagtgagtgagtgagtgagtgagtgagtgagtgtagtgtgtgtgtgtgtgtgcgtgcgtgcgtgcgtgcgtgcgtgcgtgtgtgcgtgcgtgcgtgtaagagacagagagagagattgagagagagagagaaaaagaaagagagagacatgcaggagagagaggcttgagggtgagtggaaagagagagatgagggagagagaagagagagaatgagagaaaggtatgagggagagagagaagagagagaatgagagaaaggtatgagggagagaaagaagagagagaatgagagaaaggtatgagggagagagagaagagagagaatgaaagaaaggtatgagggagagagggaataaagagaatgagagaaaggtatgagggagagagggaagaaagagaatgagagaaaggtatgagggagagagagaagagagagaatgagagaaaggtatgagggagagagggaagagagagaatgagagaatggtatgagggagagagagaagagagaagatgaATAAAGCTCACATTGTTCTCTTCAAGTAATTTTTAAAGTCCATTTaggacctctccctctctctttcactctgacCTCTATTACAGTGAGAGTGTTGTTTGGTCTAAATGGCTGGTGGTTTAGAAAAGCTTTGGTGGTTTGTACATGTAcgtttgtgagtgtgtatatcTTTCCGGTCTTTGGCTTTCGTTCCATCTCCTTGTCTCTGCTTTGTCAGTGACAGGATCTATAAAGACACTTGTTCTGTGACAGGATCAGAGAAGATCTCAGTCAGGGCTTTTACACTGCTGTCAACAGCTGTAGAGATATTCTGTCTGAGCTTGAGATATTCTGTCTGAGTGATgttatacacacgcacacacatacacagacacacacacacacacacctcctttcAGAAGATAACAGACAGAGAACAGCATGGTGAAGACATGTGGACAGATAGCACCATGGGGCTACTGAAGACAGTCTATCTAATGAGTTAGTATTAGACGTATTCTGTAAGAGGTGTTGTTATACTCAAGCAGTTGAAAATGTAAGTGCCCACTTCAACAACTGTTTTTGATAAAGTTCACAAAACAATCTGAATTCACTACTTCCGTCTGAGAG
The DNA window shown above is from Oncorhynchus mykiss isolate Arlee chromosome 18, USDA_OmykA_1.1, whole genome shotgun sequence and carries:
- the cck-n gene encoding CCK-N protein precursor (The RefSeq protein has 1 substitution compared to this genomic sequence), which translates into the protein MTAGLCVCVLLVVLSTSCLGRPQSSPPLQEGGPAMPPSSEARLEAYAHFLSKPRLRQTRSAPLDNTVPYTAEEDGDSRANLSELLARLISSRKGSLRKNSTVNSRASGLSANHRIKDRDYNGWMDFGRRSAEEYEYSL